One window from the genome of Pseudomonas frederiksbergensis encodes:
- the oprI gene encoding outer membrane lipoprotei OprI, which produces MNNVLKFSALALAAVLATGCSSASKETEARLTATEDAAARAQARADEAYRKADEALAAAQKAQQTADEANERALRMLEKASRK; this is translated from the coding sequence ATGAACAACGTTCTGAAATTCTCTGCTCTGGCCCTGGCCGCAGTTCTGGCTACCGGTTGCAGCAGCGCATCGAAAGAAACCGAAGCACGTCTGACTGCTACCGAAGACGCAGCAGCTCGCGCCCAAGCTCGTGCAGACGAAGCCTACCGTAAAGCTGATGAAGCTCTGGCTGCTGCTCAAAAAGCACAACAGACTGCTGACGAAGCTAACGAGCGTGCTCTGCGCATGCTGGAAAAAGCTAGCCGCAAGTAA
- a CDS encoding putative 2-dehydropantoate 2-reductase, translating to MQAGARAGKGRIGMIGTGAIGGFYGVMLARAGHDVHFLLRSEFAAVAEDGLRIASDVHGALSLDPVQAYRSAEQMPPCEWLLVGAKTTSNADLAPAIIQAAADGAKVLLLQNGLDVEADLRPLLPESLHLLGGLCLICVNRVGPGIIAHQALGAVNIGYHSGPCQGQAERMAVVEAAADLFRSAGIDSQAMPDLQQARWQKLVWNVPYNGLSVLLAASTSPLMASDQSRGLIQALMGEVVRGAQACGYEIAAGYADYLFTMTEKMPDYWPSMYHDYAHKRPLELDAIYARPLAAARAAGCELPKIEALYQALAFLDRRNR from the coding sequence ATGCAGGCAGGCGCTAGAGCCGGGAAAGGCAGGATCGGCATGATCGGCACCGGGGCGATCGGCGGGTTTTACGGGGTGATGCTGGCCCGCGCCGGTCATGATGTGCACTTCTTGTTACGCAGCGAATTCGCCGCCGTCGCCGAGGACGGCCTGCGTATCGCCAGCGATGTCCATGGCGCGCTGAGCCTTGATCCGGTCCAGGCATACCGCTCGGCGGAGCAAATGCCGCCTTGCGAATGGTTGCTGGTCGGCGCCAAGACCACCAGCAATGCCGACCTGGCACCGGCGATCATCCAGGCCGCCGCCGATGGTGCAAAAGTCCTCTTGTTGCAGAATGGCCTCGATGTCGAGGCAGACCTGCGGCCGCTGCTGCCCGAGTCGCTGCACCTGTTGGGTGGCTTGTGCCTGATCTGTGTGAATCGTGTCGGCCCGGGCATCATCGCCCACCAGGCGCTCGGTGCGGTCAACATTGGCTATCACAGTGGCCCCTGCCAGGGGCAGGCTGAACGCATGGCGGTTGTCGAGGCGGCGGCGGATCTGTTCCGTAGCGCCGGCATCGATTCCCAGGCGATGCCCGACTTGCAGCAGGCCCGTTGGCAGAAGCTGGTGTGGAACGTGCCGTACAACGGTCTGTCGGTTCTGCTGGCGGCCAGCACCTCGCCGTTGATGGCAAGCGATCAGAGCCGTGGGCTGATCCAGGCGCTCATGGGCGAGGTGGTGCGCGGTGCTCAGGCCTGCGGCTATGAAATCGCGGCTGGCTACGCAGACTATCTGTTCACGATGACCGAAAAGATGCCCGACTATTGGCCGAGCATGTATCACGACTATGCCCATAAGCGACCGTTGGAGCTGGACGCGATCTACGCCCGGCCATTGGCAGCGGCCAGGGCGGCGGGCTGCGAGCTGCCGAAGATCGAAGCGCTGTACCAGGCGCTGGCGTTCCTGGATCGTCGCAACCGTTGA
- a CDS encoding L,D-transpeptidase family protein translates to MLPRLPAVARCLSLAALCMAGPVAALQLPLPPPGEDIVGQVQVIKAKYEDTFADLGTTYDLGYTEMVAANPGVDPWLPGAGTEIVLPTRFILPPGPREGIVINLAEYRLYYFPKGRNVVYTFPLGIGREGWGSPIAHTSIIAKTPNPTWTPPASIKAEHAADGDPLPNVVPAGPDNPLGPFKFTLGTPGYLIHGSNKKFGIGMRTSHGCFRMFNNNVLEMAGMVPVGTSVRIINDPYKLGLSGGKVYLEAHTPLDDKGNPSVVDKHTSVINAMLKREDITSNLRMNWDVVRDVVAAEDGLPVEIAVPGASASMVSSAPVDMPQ, encoded by the coding sequence ATGTTGCCGCGCTTGCCTGCCGTCGCCCGCTGCCTGTCTCTTGCCGCCCTGTGTATGGCTGGTCCCGTTGCTGCACTGCAATTGCCCCTGCCGCCGCCAGGTGAAGACATAGTTGGCCAGGTGCAGGTCATCAAGGCCAAGTACGAAGATACCTTCGCTGACCTGGGCACCACCTATGACCTGGGTTATACCGAAATGGTCGCGGCCAACCCCGGGGTGGATCCGTGGTTGCCGGGGGCGGGCACCGAGATCGTCCTGCCGACCCGCTTCATCCTGCCACCGGGTCCGCGCGAAGGCATAGTGATCAACCTCGCTGAATACCGGCTCTATTACTTCCCCAAGGGCCGGAACGTGGTTTATACGTTCCCGCTGGGGATTGGCCGTGAAGGATGGGGTTCGCCCATCGCCCATACCAGCATTATCGCCAAGACACCGAACCCGACCTGGACGCCGCCGGCTTCGATCAAGGCCGAACACGCCGCTGATGGGGACCCGCTGCCGAATGTCGTGCCGGCCGGTCCCGACAATCCGTTGGGTCCGTTCAAGTTCACCCTCGGTACGCCCGGCTACTTGATTCATGGTTCGAACAAGAAGTTCGGCATTGGCATGCGCACCAGTCATGGTTGCTTCCGGATGTTCAACAACAACGTACTGGAAATGGCCGGCATGGTCCCGGTGGGCACTTCGGTGCGGATCATCAACGATCCGTACAAGTTGGGCCTCAGTGGCGGCAAGGTTTATCTGGAAGCCCATACGCCCCTGGACGACAAGGGCAACCCGTCCGTGGTGGACAAGCACACCTCGGTCATCAACGCGATGCTCAAGCGCGAAGACATCACCAGCAACCTGCGCATGAACTGGGATGTGGTGCGTGACGTGGTGGCTGCAGAAGACGGCTTGCCAGTGGAAATCGCCGTTCCTGGTGCCTCGGCGTCGATGGTCTCGAGCGCGCCGGTCGACATGCCCCAGTAA
- the greB gene encoding transcription elongation factor GreB, producing the protein MSRYRPPRTAGTALITPEGEARMRAELHELWHVRRPQVTQSVSEAAAQGDRSENAEYTYGKKMLREIDSRVRFLTKRLEALKVVSEKPSDPNKVYFGAWVTVEDEDGRESRYRIVGPDELDLKQHLISIDSPLARALIGKALDAEARVQTPAGEQLIYITRIDYL; encoded by the coding sequence ATGAGTCGCTATCGCCCTCCCCGCACCGCCGGCACCGCGCTGATCACCCCTGAAGGTGAGGCGCGGATGCGCGCCGAGCTTCATGAACTTTGGCATGTGCGCCGCCCGCAGGTGACGCAATCGGTCAGCGAGGCGGCGGCCCAAGGCGATCGTTCGGAGAATGCCGAATACACCTACGGCAAAAAAATGCTGCGGGAAATCGACAGCCGCGTGCGCTTCCTCACCAAGCGCCTCGAAGCGCTAAAGGTCGTCAGTGAAAAACCCAGCGACCCGAACAAGGTCTATTTTGGTGCTTGGGTAACTGTGGAAGATGAAGATGGCAGAGAATCCCGCTATCGCATCGTTGGGCCCGATGAGCTGGATTTGAAGCAGCACCTGATCAGTATCGATTCACCGCTTGCACGGGCATTGATTGGCAAGGCGCTGGATGCCGAAGCGCGCGTCCAAACACCTGCTGGAGAGCAGCTTATTTATATAACCCGCATAGATTACTTATAA
- a CDS encoding arylesterase, producing MRVWFLSAGLALMCMVQNAAAGTVLIVGDSISAAFGLDTRQGWVSLLEQRLKAEGFDDKVINASISGDTSAGGLARLPTLLAAHKPELVILELGGNDGLRGQPPTQLQQNLAAMIDSSRASGAKVLLLGMQLPPNYGRRYTEAFAKVYSTLADEKQVPLVPFFLKDVGGVPGMMQGDGLHPSVAAQGKLLENVWPTLKPLL from the coding sequence ATGCGTGTGTGGTTTTTGAGTGCCGGCCTGGCCTTGATGTGCATGGTCCAGAACGCAGCGGCGGGTACAGTCCTGATCGTTGGCGATAGTATCAGCGCGGCTTTCGGCCTGGATACCCGGCAAGGGTGGGTGTCGTTGCTCGAACAACGGCTCAAGGCCGAGGGTTTCGACGATAAAGTGATCAATGCCTCGATCAGTGGTGACACCAGTGCAGGTGGCCTGGCGCGCCTGCCGACGCTGCTTGCGGCCCATAAGCCGGAGTTGGTGATCCTGGAGTTGGGAGGCAACGATGGCCTGCGTGGACAGCCGCCAACACAATTGCAACAAAACCTTGCAGCGATGATCGACAGCTCCCGGGCCAGTGGTGCGAAAGTGCTTTTGCTGGGCATGCAGCTGCCGCCCAATTATGGACGGCGCTACACCGAGGCCTTCGCAAAGGTCTACAGCACCCTGGCCGATGAGAAACAGGTGCCGCTGGTGCCGTTTTTTCTCAAGGATGTCGGGGGTGTTCCGGGGATGATGCAGGGCGACGGATTGCACCCGTCCGTCGCGGCCCAGGGCAAGTTGCTGGAAAATGTCTGGCCGACGCTGAAACCGCTGCTTTGA
- a CDS encoding GNAT family N-acetyltransferase has translation MSEAVTIHHDQAGHQFETTVDGHRAYLTYMDLGKQTLDIYRTFVPNALRGRGIAAKLTEEALRFAEEMGYTVIPSCSYVERYMERHQRHAAKL, from the coding sequence ATGAGCGAGGCGGTTACCATCCACCATGACCAGGCTGGTCATCAGTTCGAGACCACTGTGGACGGTCATCGTGCCTATCTGACCTATATGGACCTGGGCAAGCAGACCCTGGACATCTATCGCACCTTCGTGCCCAACGCGCTGCGGGGCAGGGGAATTGCGGCGAAGTTGACCGAAGAAGCGCTGCGGTTTGCTGAAGAAATGGGCTATACGGTGATCCCGTCCTGCTCCTATGTGGAGCGCTACATGGAGCGTCACCAGCGGCACGCGGCGAAGCTCTGA
- a CDS encoding ABC transporter permease produces the protein MARLPLLRLFSLAIRQLLRDARAGELRVLFFALLVAVAASTAIGYFGARLNGAMMMRATEFLGADLLLEGSSPARPEQIRSGTELGLEHARVVEFSSVVATDNGIQLSSVKAADDIYPLRGELKSAPAPFAQEETGGHPAPGEAWVEARLLTALDLKIGDSIDVGNKTLRMSRVLTYEPDRAGNFYSLTPRVMINLKDLDATGVVQPGSRVSYRDLWRGPAPALQTYRDLVKPGLEPNQRLQDARDGNRQIGGALGKAERYLNMASLVAVLLSGVAVALSANRFATRRFDASALLRCLGLSRREAMVLFSLQLTVLGLLASISGALLGWIAQLGLFALLHDLLPTTVPPGGLLPAIAGIGTGLVALAGFALPPLAALGRVPPLRVLRRDMLPIPSSTWVVYGAALGALGLIMWRLSLDLVLTFALLGGGVIAALVLGGLLLLVLQSLRRMLARASLPWRLGLGQLLRHPLAAAGQALAFGLILLSMALIALLRGELLDTWQNQLPKNAPNYFALNILPNDRQAFADKLMELSAQSAPLYPVVPGRLISINGEPAKEFVTKDSAGDRALQRDLSLTWAADLPAGNVVTAGNWWPQQPPDDIPGVSVEGKVAENLQIKLGDRLVFNVGGLNREAKVTSLREINWDNFQPNFFMIFQPGTLKDLPATYLTSFYLAPGHDRQIVDLSRAFPAVTILQVEALLEQLRSILAQVTLAVEYVLLFVLAAGMAVLFSGLQATLDERIRQGALLRALGAGRPLLTKARRIEFGLLGAVSGLLAALGSELVSLVLYRYAFDLPWHPHPWLLVLPLVGALLIGAAGVFGTRRALNASPLTVLREG, from the coding sequence ATGGCACGCTTGCCCTTGCTGCGCCTGTTCAGTCTTGCCATCCGCCAGCTGCTGCGCGACGCCCGCGCTGGCGAGCTGCGCGTGCTGTTCTTCGCCTTGCTGGTGGCCGTGGCGGCAAGTACCGCCATCGGTTACTTCGGTGCCCGGCTCAACGGCGCGATGATGATGCGTGCCACCGAGTTCCTTGGCGCCGACCTGCTGCTTGAAGGCAGCTCCCCTGCCCGCCCGGAACAGATTCGCAGCGGCACCGAACTGGGCCTGGAACATGCCCGGGTGGTGGAGTTTTCCAGTGTCGTGGCCACCGACAACGGTATCCAGTTGTCCAGCGTCAAGGCGGCCGATGACATCTACCCCTTGCGTGGCGAACTGAAAAGCGCCCCCGCGCCCTTTGCACAGGAAGAAACGGGCGGACATCCCGCTCCGGGGGAGGCCTGGGTTGAGGCTAGGTTGTTGACCGCCCTGGACCTGAAGATCGGCGACAGCATCGATGTCGGCAACAAGACCCTTCGCATGAGCCGGGTGCTGACCTACGAACCGGATCGCGCCGGCAACTTCTACAGCCTCACCCCGCGGGTCATGATCAATCTCAAGGACCTGGACGCCACTGGCGTGGTGCAACCGGGCAGCCGGGTCAGCTATCGAGATCTATGGCGAGGCCCGGCCCCCGCACTGCAAACCTACCGCGACCTGGTCAAGCCTGGCCTGGAACCCAACCAGCGCCTGCAGGATGCCCGCGACGGCAACCGGCAGATCGGCGGCGCCCTGGGCAAGGCCGAGCGCTACCTGAACATGGCCAGCCTGGTGGCGGTGTTGCTGTCCGGCGTCGCCGTCGCCCTCTCCGCCAATCGCTTCGCCACCCGGCGCTTCGACGCCAGCGCGCTGTTGCGTTGCCTTGGCTTGTCCCGCCGCGAAGCCATGGTGTTGTTCAGCCTGCAACTGACGGTGCTGGGCCTGCTCGCCAGTATCAGCGGCGCCCTGCTCGGCTGGATTGCCCAGTTGGGCCTGTTCGCCTTGTTGCATGACCTGTTGCCGACCACCGTACCGCCGGGCGGCCTGCTGCCGGCCATCGCCGGGATCGGCACCGGGCTGGTGGCACTGGCGGGGTTCGCCCTGCCGCCGCTGGCCGCGCTGGGCCGGGTTCCGCCGTTGCGCGTGCTGCGCCGGGACATGCTGCCGATCCCCTCCAGTACCTGGGTGGTCTACGGCGCCGCATTGGGTGCGCTCGGGCTGATCATGTGGCGCCTGAGCCTGGACCTGGTGCTTACGTTTGCCCTGCTGGGTGGCGGCGTGATTGCCGCGCTGGTGCTCGGCGGCCTGCTGCTATTGGTGTTGCAGAGCCTGCGCCGGATGCTGGCCCGCGCCTCGTTGCCCTGGCGCCTGGGGCTCGGCCAATTGCTGCGCCATCCCCTGGCAGCTGCCGGCCAAGCCCTGGCATTCGGCTTGATCCTGTTGTCCATGGCGTTGATCGCGTTGCTGCGCGGCGAGTTATTGGACACGTGGCAGAACCAGTTGCCAAAAAACGCCCCGAACTATTTCGCCCTGAATATCCTGCCAAACGACCGGCAGGCATTTGCCGACAAACTGATGGAGCTCTCGGCGCAGTCGGCCCCGTTGTACCCCGTGGTACCGGGGCGGCTTATCAGCATCAACGGCGAACCGGCCAAGGAATTCGTCACCAAGGACTCGGCGGGCGACCGCGCGCTGCAGCGTGACTTGAGTCTGACCTGGGCGGCGGACCTGCCTGCGGGCAATGTGGTCACCGCCGGGAACTGGTGGCCGCAACAGCCACCGGACGACATCCCGGGGGTGTCGGTGGAAGGCAAGGTTGCCGAAAATCTCCAGATCAAGCTCGGCGACCGCCTGGTGTTCAATGTCGGGGGTCTCAACCGGGAGGCTAAAGTCACCAGCCTGCGGGAAATCAACTGGGACAATTTCCAGCCAAACTTCTTCATGATTTTCCAACCCGGCACCTTGAAGGATCTTCCGGCCACGTACCTCACCAGCTTCTATCTGGCACCCGGTCACGACCGACAGATTGTCGACCTGTCCCGGGCATTTCCCGCCGTGACTATCCTGCAGGTGGAGGCGTTGCTCGAACAACTGCGCAGCATCCTCGCCCAAGTCACGCTGGCCGTGGAATATGTATTGCTGTTCGTACTCGCGGCGGGCATGGCCGTGCTGTTCTCAGGCTTGCAGGCCACCCTCGACGAAAGGATTCGCCAAGGCGCATTGCTACGTGCCCTCGGCGCCGGGCGCCCCCTGCTGACCAAGGCCCGGCGCATCGAGTTCGGGTTGCTGGGTGCGGTCAGCGGCTTGCTGGCCGCCCTGGGCTCGGAACTGGTGAGCCTGGTGCTTTATCGGTACGCCTTCGACCTGCCCTGGCACCCGCATCCGTGGCTGTTGGTTCTGCCATTGGTCGGCGCGTTGCTGATCGGTGCAGCGGGCGTATTCGGCACCCGCCGAGCGCTCAATGCCAGCCCGCTGACAGTGTTGCGCGAGGGTTGA
- a CDS encoding 5'-nucleotidase → MANNIDDKLVLAISSRALFDLRESHKVYLSSGVEAYRQYQIEHEDEVLEPGDAFALVQKLLNLNEHLGRARVEVILVSRNSADTGLRVFNSIHHYGLAISRAAFVGGRSPYPYLKAFGCDLFLSTHAEDVRSALDAGFAAATILSGGASRAASEELRIAFDGDAVLFSDESERIYQSGGLEAFQASERQAAREPLRGGPFKGFLAALNALQREFPEDACPIRTALVTARSAPAHERVIRTLREWDIRLDESLFLGGLTKSAFLEAFAADVFFDDQTGHCELAREVVATGHVPHGISNEVKL, encoded by the coding sequence ATGGCCAATAACATCGATGACAAACTGGTACTGGCGATTTCGTCGCGGGCTTTGTTCGACTTGAGGGAAAGTCACAAGGTCTATCTGTCGAGCGGCGTCGAGGCCTATCGGCAATACCAGATCGAGCATGAGGACGAAGTCCTCGAGCCAGGGGATGCCTTCGCCCTGGTGCAGAAGCTGCTCAACCTCAACGAACACCTTGGGCGTGCCCGTGTCGAGGTGATCCTGGTTTCGCGAAACAGCGCTGATACAGGCCTTCGGGTATTCAACTCGATCCACCATTACGGCTTGGCGATTTCCCGGGCCGCATTCGTTGGTGGTCGCAGCCCGTATCCTTATTTGAAGGCGTTCGGCTGCGACCTGTTCCTTTCCACCCATGCCGAAGACGTGCGCAGCGCACTGGATGCCGGGTTTGCAGCGGCGACAATCCTGTCGGGCGGCGCCAGCCGCGCCGCCAGCGAGGAGTTGCGCATTGCCTTCGACGGCGATGCGGTGCTGTTTTCCGACGAGTCGGAACGCATCTATCAGAGCGGCGGCCTGGAAGCCTTCCAGGCCAGTGAGCGCCAGGCCGCGCGTGAACCGCTGCGTGGCGGACCGTTCAAGGGGTTCCTGGCGGCGCTCAATGCACTGCAGCGAGAATTCCCCGAGGATGCCTGCCCGATCCGCACGGCATTGGTGACGGCCCGTTCGGCACCGGCCCACGAACGGGTCATCCGCACGTTGCGCGAATGGGACATCCGCCTCGACGAGTCATTGTTCCTGGGCGGCTTGACCAAGTCGGCGTTTCTCGAAGCCTTTGCCGCCGATGTATTTTTCGACGACCAGACCGGCCACTGCGAGCTCGCCCGCGAAGTGGTCGCCACCGGGCACGTGCCCCACGGCATCAGTAACGAAGTGAAGCTCTGA
- a CDS encoding universal stress protein codes for MIRSMLYATDLGLYAPYVMQHALALARTFEAELYVVHAVEPMGLFAESVLQSYLDEHALNEFHRQGLNTVMANIEQRVLDNFREELGEGQQDLQLIKSVRVFQGDPSQVILEQAAKLSVDLLIVGSHCQGANGDTPLGRTAARVLQLSRVPVYLVPLVQRRRHGET; via the coding sequence ATGATTCGTTCGATGCTGTACGCCACAGACCTGGGCCTCTATGCCCCTTATGTGATGCAGCATGCCTTGGCGTTGGCACGGACGTTCGAAGCCGAGTTGTATGTAGTGCACGCGGTTGAGCCGATGGGGCTGTTCGCCGAGTCGGTGTTGCAGAGTTATCTCGATGAGCACGCGTTGAACGAATTTCATCGCCAGGGTCTGAATACGGTGATGGCCAACATCGAGCAGCGGGTCCTCGACAATTTTCGCGAGGAGCTGGGGGAAGGGCAGCAAGACTTGCAGTTGATCAAGTCGGTGAGGGTATTCCAGGGTGACCCGTCCCAGGTCATTCTGGAGCAGGCGGCGAAACTCTCCGTCGATCTGCTGATCGTTGGCAGTCATTGCCAGGGAGCGAACGGCGACACCCCTTTGGGCAGGACCGCCGCTCGGGTATTGCAGTTATCCCGGGTGCCGGTCTACCTGGTGCCGCTGGTGCAGCGCCGGCGTCACGGAGAGACCTGA
- a CDS encoding ABC transporter ATP-binding protein has protein sequence MGSSILTATDLSKVVPSAEGELTILHELSLELNKGDSLAIVGASGSGKSTLLGLLAGLDLPSKGEVTLADQALSALDEDQRARVRAEHVGFVFQSFQLLDSLNALENVMLPLELDGRKDARERATQLLQRVGLGQRLTHSPRQLSGGEQQRVAIARAFAAEPDVLFADEPTGNLDSHTGERISDLLFELNKERGTTLVLVTHDERLAHRCRRLIRLEAGQMVAPLEP, from the coding sequence ATGGGCTCAAGCATTCTCACCGCGACGGACCTTAGCAAAGTGGTTCCCAGCGCGGAAGGTGAACTGACCATCCTGCACGAACTCAGCCTGGAACTGAACAAGGGCGACAGCCTGGCTATCGTCGGCGCGTCCGGCTCCGGCAAGTCGACTCTGCTCGGCCTGCTGGCCGGCCTCGACCTGCCCAGCAAGGGCGAAGTGACCCTCGCCGACCAGGCCCTCAGCGCACTGGACGAGGACCAGCGCGCGCGGGTCCGCGCCGAGCATGTCGGCTTCGTCTTCCAGTCCTTCCAACTGCTCGACAGCCTCAATGCACTGGAGAACGTCATGCTGCCCCTGGAACTGGACGGTCGCAAGGACGCCCGGGAGCGCGCCACGCAACTGCTGCAACGGGTCGGACTCGGCCAGCGGCTGACCCACTCGCCACGCCAGCTCTCCGGCGGCGAACAACAGCGCGTCGCCATCGCCCGCGCCTTCGCGGCCGAACCCGACGTGCTGTTTGCCGACGAGCCGACCGGCAACCTCGACAGCCACACCGGCGAGCGCATCAGCGATCTCCTGTTCGAACTGAACAAGGAACGCGGCACGACCCTGGTACTGGTCACCCATGACGAACGCCTGGCCCATCGCTGCCGGCGCCTGATCCGACTTGAAGCCGGCCAGATGGTCGCGCCCCTGGAGCCTTGA
- a CDS encoding 3-deoxy-7-phosphoheptulonate synthase, which produces MADLPINDLNVASNETLITPDQLKRDIPLSDAALRTVTKGREVIRNILDGTDHRLFVVIGPCSIHDIKAAHEYAERLKVLAAEVSDTLYLVMRVYFEKPRTTVGWKGLINDPYLDDSFKIQDGLHIGRQLLLDLAEMGLPTATEALDPISPQYLQDLISWSAIGARTTESQTHREMASGLSSAVGFKNGTDGGLTVAINALQSVSSPHRFLGINQEGGVSIVTTKGNAYGHVVLRGGNGKPNYDSVSVALCEQALDKAKVKPNIMVDCSHANSNKDPALQPLVMENVANQILEGNQSIIGLMVESHLNWGCQAIPKDLADLQYGVSITDACIDWGTTEKTLRGMHAKLKDVLPKRQRS; this is translated from the coding sequence ATGGCTGATTTACCGATCAATGACCTAAACGTCGCCTCCAACGAGACCCTTATCACGCCTGACCAGCTCAAGCGCGATATTCCCCTGAGCGACGCTGCCCTGCGCACCGTGACCAAGGGCCGGGAAGTCATCCGCAACATTCTCGACGGCACCGACCACCGCCTGTTCGTGGTGATTGGCCCCTGCTCGATCCATGACATCAAGGCTGCCCACGAATATGCCGAGCGCCTGAAGGTACTCGCCGCGGAAGTTTCCGACACCTTGTACCTGGTGATGCGGGTGTACTTCGAAAAACCCCGGACGACCGTTGGCTGGAAAGGCCTGATCAACGACCCATACCTGGACGACTCCTTCAAGATCCAGGACGGCCTGCACATCGGACGCCAGTTGCTGCTGGACCTGGCTGAAATGGGCTTGCCCACCGCGACCGAAGCCCTGGACCCGATCTCTCCGCAATATTTGCAGGACCTGATCAGCTGGTCAGCCATCGGCGCGCGCACCACCGAATCCCAGACCCACCGGGAAATGGCTTCCGGCCTGTCCTCGGCGGTCGGCTTCAAGAACGGCACCGACGGCGGACTGACCGTGGCGATCAACGCCTTGCAGTCGGTTTCCAGCCCTCACCGTTTCCTCGGTATCAACCAGGAAGGCGGCGTGTCGATCGTCACTACCAAGGGCAACGCCTACGGTCACGTCGTGCTGCGCGGTGGCAATGGCAAGCCGAACTACGATTCGGTCAGCGTCGCACTGTGCGAACAGGCGCTGGACAAGGCCAAGGTCAAGCCGAACATCATGGTCGATTGCAGCCACGCCAATTCCAACAAGGACCCGGCGCTGCAGCCGCTGGTGATGGAAAACGTCGCCAACCAGATCCTGGAAGGCAACCAGTCGATCATTGGCCTGATGGTGGAAAGTCATTTGAACTGGGGCTGCCAGGCGATCCCGAAAGACCTCGCCGACTTGCAGTACGGCGTCTCCATCACTGACGCCTGCATCGACTGGGGCACGACCGAGAAGACCTTGCGCGGCATGCATGCCAAGCTCAAGGACGTGCTGCCCAAGCGTCAGCGCAGCTGA
- the cysB gene encoding HTH-type transcriptional regulator CysB: MKLQQLRYIWEVAHHDLNVSATAQSLYTSQPGISKQIRLLEDELGVEVFARSGKHLTRVTPAGERIITTAGEILRKVESIKQIAQEFSNEKKGTLSIATTHTQARYALPPVISNFIKQYPDVALHMHQGSPMQIAEMAADGTVDFAIATEALELFGDLVMMPCYRWNRCVVVPQGHPLTKLPKLTLEALAEYPIVTYVFGFTGRSKLDEAFSHRGLTPKVVFTAADADVIKTYVRLGLGVGIVAKMAVDTKLDNDLVVLDASELFESSVTKIGFRRGTFLRGFMCDFIEKFAPHLTREVMAKAIQCHNKQELEELFDGVELPVH; encoded by the coding sequence ATGAAGCTTCAACAATTGCGCTACATCTGGGAAGTGGCGCACCACGACCTCAACGTTTCCGCTACCGCCCAAAGCCTCTACACGTCGCAACCTGGCATCAGCAAGCAGATCCGCCTGTTGGAAGACGAACTGGGCGTCGAAGTCTTCGCCCGCAGCGGCAAGCACCTGACCCGTGTCACCCCGGCCGGTGAACGCATCATCACCACGGCTGGCGAGATCCTGCGCAAGGTCGAGAGCATCAAGCAGATCGCCCAGGAGTTTTCCAACGAGAAGAAAGGCACCCTGTCCATCGCGACCACCCACACCCAGGCCCGTTATGCACTGCCGCCGGTGATCAGCAATTTCATCAAGCAATACCCGGACGTGGCGCTGCATATGCACCAGGGCTCGCCGATGCAGATCGCCGAGATGGCCGCCGACGGTACGGTGGATTTCGCCATTGCCACCGAAGCCCTGGAGTTGTTCGGCGACCTGGTGATGATGCCGTGCTATCGCTGGAACCGCTGCGTGGTGGTGCCCCAGGGACATCCGCTGACCAAGCTGCCTAAGTTGACCCTGGAAGCCTTGGCCGAATACCCGATCGTGACCTACGTGTTCGGTTTCACCGGTCGTTCAAAACTCGACGAAGCCTTCAGCCACCGCGGCCTGACGCCGAAAGTGGTGTTCACCGCCGCCGACGCCGACGTGATCAAGACCTACGTTCGCCTCGGCCTGGGCGTGGGCATCGTGGCGAAAATGGCCGTCGATACCAAGCTCGACAATGACCTGGTGGTGTTGGATGCCAGTGAGTTGTTCGAGTCCAGCGTGACCAAGATCGGCTTCCGTCGCGGCACCTTCCTGCGTGGCTTCATGTGCGATTTCATCGAAAAATTCGCGCCGCACCTGACGCGGGAAGTGATGGCCAAGGCCATCCAGTGCCACAACAAGCAGGAACTCGAAGAGCTGTTCGACGGCGTCGAATTGCCGGTGCACTAA